CAGTGCAGTGATCGGTTAAAGTTttacctccctctctttcttgctccGGCAGTTTTTTCTGTGcttcaaaagtaaaagtaaagatGGCAGTAAGCTTATGAATTATATGAGTTATATTCCCTCCTAAATATTTACTTCTCTTTCCTAATCTTTCTatattaatttcttttttgtcatGATACTTTGTAGTAATAGTCATTTAGAAGCACCTATTATGAAGCCCTTGACGCTGGGTCAACCTTTATTAATTAGGTTCACCAGATAAGATGTTGAAGAGTAATGCTATTTTATTATCAGCTGAAAACAGACTACTGAAAGGCTACACTTTATGAGCCTTCTTTCTTGGAGTTGTAAAAGCTTGACAGGAGGTTAGTGAAACACCATCGTCTTAGCTAATCAGTAATCACTATGGGGTGTTATTAGCCCTCTAATCAGCCAGATTGTTTGTGCGTTTTTCAGCTGTGCAAAATGAACGGGATCGCATCAGCTCCAGGAGAAGCATGCAAGACTCACATGAGCTTCCCCCTATCACTGTACTGGCACAGGCAGAGTCACTGTCACAACAGGTCAGCTACTGAttgtgcacacacatgcacattcatgcatatatatatatatatatatatatatatatataatgcatatatataatgtatatatgtacgCACATGTAGCTATATGTATTAATCATAAGTCAATGCAATACTGCGCAAAAGTTTAAGGTACCTAGAAAATTCTTGTCTAAAAAAACGTTTATCTGGGCAGTATATATTTAACTCCttataaaaacattaatgttaatgttattataaATACAGATAAAATGAATACAACAAGTATACAATTAATACAGTAAgtgtttttacatatttcagtatgtctctttaaccatttccaaagttCCTCACAGCAGTCCAGAATTAACAGTATATTTTATCCTACAGTTGGTTTGGTTGATCAATGTgctctatgtatgtatgtatatgtatatataaatgtgctggttttatatatacatagtgGGATTCAGCAAAAATTTTTCAGCATGTGTATATTATCCTCAGTTCTGATGTAAAAGCATTTTCATGATGTTGCTGGACAGAATTCCCAGAATACTGAAAGTGTGTAAGGTTGCATAAGGCAAAAGGGTGTGGCAGTGAGGGAGGGAATGGGAAATTTCCAAAtgttccagatttttttttaatgcatttgctattattgtaaaatgtggaaaatactAGAAGTGAGGAAAGCTCTTCTCTGAGTAGGTCTGTCTAAACATGGcttaacaaaaccttgtatctcccaaaaacaaacttcacagaagaaggaaaagaactTCCTAAGTTTCCATTCAAAATAATGTCGaaggattttaaaaaaattatttaggagtcattttggactatttATTGTCATGAATTTTTTGGTACAGTATAAACAGCacctggcattttcaaattgtgtcaaaaaaggaaaatacaaaATTTCAGCTagaccctaaacctaaccttaatgGTAACCTTAAAGTGAccaaaatggttaaaaatgaatagcatccaaaacaaataaataaataaaatgtatttgccTTTTCAGTGTTTAAGTGACATGTGAGTCTTTTGCAAAAATCACTTGACCTTGTCAGGGCCAGGTCCTGCTgattttcctctgtttttttttttttgtttgtttgttttttacatttttcatcctgaaaatgcacaaaattgAATAAAAGCGTAAAAACAACCTTACATTTTAGCAGAAAGCTTTGTATACTGTATCTAGCAATAACAAACTACTCAAAATGTGAagatattatttgtttattttcagggaacAACTTGAATGTTCCCTGTGACATTCCTCATTGACTTGAATTGTCCTCTGTGGCAATGGAGCTGATtaaagacagaaggaaagacagatACAGAAAtctcattaaaataattctaaagAAGGTCTCTATCTTCAGATATGCTCAGTTacagttaatgatgatgatgagaggTGCCATGTGCAATTTGCACAGTATTAGTCTCCGCATGAGCATCAGTTAACGTCATTAACGTTTCCAATCATCTGCATGACTACTTATGAGGGTTTACTCTAGGAGAGGCAACAGCTTGGGTAATTATTATAAACGGTTTCGGAGGATGCGCCAACTTCATCTCGCTCAACCTCCATCTGTGCGCAGATCAGTGTTGCCAGCCCGGCGGGCCCCGCTGACATCTCAAAGAAGAAATCAGCCACCATTGGGGACGTGTGTGAGTCTATGAAGCAACAGCTGCTTGTTCTGGTAGAGTGGGCTAAATACATCCCGGCCTTCAGCGAATTGCCTCTTGACGACCAGGTAATGGCCATTCGAAAGCCAAACTGCCTGCGCTAATTGGGGAGGCACTCTGCTTAAATTGCAGGGCCTTTTGCTCGAGCTCAATATTTGCTATTCACATGACTGACTCAATTTAGCCCTCCATTCAGCCTGCGCTTTGGTGCCCTGGTTTGTGCAGAATTTCTGATCTTCTCTGCCATGTCCATTGTTATTGTATTGATTGAGTATGCTTATTGTGGACCGctgatgctttttaaatgagctaaATGTTCAATCGGTTTCTCCTGTTGTTCCGGTCTTGCAGGTCAGTTTATTAAGAGCGCACGCAGGGGAACATCTTCTGCTCGGAGTGGCCAAGAGGTCAATgccatacaaagacattttgctTCTCGGTAACTATTGATCACGAGCATGTCATTTACATGTGAGAGCACAGAAAAGGTACAATCACAAATAAGGCCAAATGCCCATTTTCCTTTGCAGGTAATGGCTGTGTTATTCACCGAAACTGCCCCGAAGCAGAGATCAGCCGAGTGGCTAACCGTGTCCTCGACGAATTGGTCGCACCCTTTCAAGACATCCAAATCGATGACAACGAATACGCAGCACTGAAAGCCATTGTTTTCTTTGACCCTGGTATGTGCTTATGTAAATAAAGAATCTGGCCATTTCCTCACACACTTTCAATTCTCCAAACGCCCCTGTGGAGTGGTCAATGGAGGCCTTAACTCATTTAAATTACTCTGGTTCTGTGTATGACCTTCAGATGCCAAAAGCCTCAGAGACCCCTCCAAGATAAAAAGTATGCGGTACCAGGTCCAGATGAGTCTGGAGGACTACATTAATGACCGCCAATATGACTCTCGTGGGCGCTTTGGTgagttgctgctgctgctgcccacCTTGCAGAGCATCACCTGGCAGATGATTGAACAACTGCAGTTCATCAAACTCTTTGGCCTGGCCAAGCTCGACAACCTGCTGCAAGAGATGCTGCTGGGAGGTAAGGTTGGAGAAGGCTGTCTATTTGACTGCCTTCaaatttaaagctgcactgtgtaagatttggggatttagAGACTTTtctgatggaaatgtgtaatcACACGCAATGTGCAGAAGAAAATTTCATAACATGGATTGTGCTtcaccccgcgaccctgacggagaagcggcttagaaaatggatggatggatggatggatggatgggttgtGCTTCAGTCTTCTACTAGCAGAAGAGTTTGATATTTGCGCGTATGTATAGAAGAGTATAGAAAGTCAAAAATTGGTGGAGGATGTGACTTTATTATCTACTATTGCTATCATATTTGTCTTTGAGGAAtcattttgtgattttgtgaGTTTGTTAGCCcggttagccttgtagctccagtgctaaactaaagaggCAAAATTTGAACACCAAACATACCAAACTATTCTTTAAGGCTTAGAACATtaaggcttataattcagtaactagaATTAATTAACAGTGCCTTTTGATACTGGCCAAAATATGAGTGcatacttttatttataatattgttAAAGTCAATTACATTTGATTTTAACATTCTAAAATCATTGTACTTGAAGTGtcactttattattttacacatgttaaagtacattttatttcatacatgttaaaataaataatttacatacatttgtaTACCTTTAGtgtgaattatttaataattactATGAAGTTTATAATAAAAGTGTGTATTTATGAGTGAGGAGTGAAAGTTATGTTTTATGAagttaaattgtttaaaaacaacaacctATTCCTGTCACCTTCAGCAGAGATTACTGCTGTCATTATACACTGAATAGACTGGCCTTTCCTAAAGCATAACACTATATTCCTGTGCTGGCACATTAGAGCTGACATGCTTAAGACCTAGACaagtatatattaaatatagtgGAATATGTTACATCCATCTTTGGGTATGCAGTGTTCCCAAAGGAAGggatttgtcatttttaatcaatACCACAATCTATGTTGATTGCCTCCTAGGTCTAACTACAGAACAACCTCACTTGCATCACCACAGTCATCCCCAGTTGGCCCAGGATCcaatcacagggcagacagtgGTCATCAGCTCCCTTTCAGGCCCTGTGCATTCACAACAAATAGGTGAGAGAGTCATTTTTGACATCCGCTTTAGCATAATTATTGAACAGTATTACTCAATGTTATAGCAAGTGCATTTTCACCTGATGAAGTGGCACCAGCTGCACGGAAATGAAGTGCTAGTAATATTGTATGGATCCAGTACATTAAAGGATAATCTCAGGTTGCTGTGAAAACTCGGACTAGTTCCATCTAATTCCatgaaagaacaaaatgtgCAGCTTAATTTATATAAGAATTTCTATAATTTATATCTTCATATGTTCAAAgaattcaataaaacatttttgttttgaaaaatgtgttttaaacacatttctacacagaattcagcaactgcccaacAGTACTGCTGTAGTGGTCAAGATTATATCTTTTGTTCTCATTTTTTCCAGCTTCTCCAGACACCCCAATCCCATCTCCTCCTCAGGTTCAGACTCAAGAAATCTACAAGTCCTCCTCTAGTCCCACAATCTTAATGGCAGCACAGCCCATTTCCAGCAGACCCTCACCTGAAACTCCTCTCTGAGGCCTCTGAGGCTTTTGCATCCCCCCACAGGGGCCACCTAAACACAGCTGCAGCCCACTGtgtttgtaaatgtgtaaatggcatgaaattaaaaaatgtaccCAATTAATTAGTATATTATTTAGAACTTTCCAGACCTTAGTGGTTATATGATGTAGTTGatatcagagagaaaaaaacatactttatctTATCAGACTTGGGTCAAATATGAATTTCACATATTTGATGATGTCTCAAAAGACATTATATTGATGAattcaaaacacattcatttgtACCATTTAATTAGCATGTGCAGTCGCAGTGCATTTGAATTGATAACCAACAGGAAAACTCTCAGTTCTTGTAAATGTGCTGTGCTACATTTATTGCTGCAAAGTGCAGCCAAGACTTGGGTGGCAGCGTGAAGCAGTATTGTGTACCTCTAGGTTTTGGGAAGGCTTTTGCTGTACTTCTCTTCACCAACCTAAAAGGTGGCCAAAGGTGTGGCCCTATGGGTATAGATAAGATACAACAGCAACATTGGTCATGAGATCTTAAGCTGTCCAGTGGATGAGAGGGAATTGGCAAATGTATAGGtgacaaaaatgtacctgtaatCAGGTTTTGAGTTGAGTCACAGAAGGGTTTCCACTGTTTCATGTTGTGTTAGTAGGCCCTATAGCCTTCAAGTTTCAGTGAAAGTATTTTAAGCCAGTATCTTTGAAAATACAATAAATCACACTAAATATAATTATCTGTGTTTGACCCAACTCTGATCATCACAGAAACAGATATTGCTTTAAGACTTCCATTTCACTCCTGCTGTCCcatatagaaaataaatgtagCCTGTGTAAAGGCTGTgcatcaaatacatttgaacatgtatgaaaatggccaaaTATTATTTAGTGAACTTTCTGTATGGCATACATTTTGGTATGAAactatgtattttaaatgtatgtcatataaagtatttttttcctgtatGGGATGGAAATTGGGTGGGAAGTCCTGAAatcctgaaaaaacaaaaatacagtcTACTTTTGATGTGTAAATACAGCATTAAAGGCCAACAGACATTTTAATTTGTACTGAACTGATTTTGTAACCTACAATGGGATGATTGTGTGTtccaaattatatttaaataaactgtTAATTTAAACAGCTGgctatgtatgtattttttatttgcttattcGTACATccataaatgtattcatttaaaagCTATGAAAGAGCTAAGAGGAAAATACAAAAAGTGCATTGTGGATTTTAGGGCAGTTAAAGTGGCCGAAGCTCTCTCAGCTCCATGTGTGCTAACAGGCGCTTGGTTTATGACTGATTAGCCTCCCGAGGAGCTAATTTTATGGACAGGTATTAAAAGTTTTATTGATTTGGAGCCAGTAACATTTTGTTTAGGTTGACCTAcgattgtttttaataaaaaaagtcGAATATAAGCTGTTTTTAGCAAGGAATCCTTCGTGACTACAGTAAGCTAACGTTACATGCTAATCAGATAGCAGGGTTGGACGAGCTGCACATTCTGGAAGTTTCCACGGGAGTTTAACGGTAAGTTGGCCAATGCTGTTGTATTTTACagttaaatataatatttagttAGTATTCAAAACGCGTTCAGTACACGCAGAAATGTTCGCAAAGCGAGAGTGAGCTGTTGGGAGGTTTGGAGTCGAAAAACCAGTGTGTTTATAATTAGCGTTACATATGGGCGTtaaaatggggaagaaagggttAAATAGGTCTAGAGAAAAACATGGATATTTAACAATACTCACATTGGGACAGCGTGACTAGTACGTGCCAAATTATTGCTAGCCTGTAAACTACGAACACAAAGGCATTTATGACTATTTCTGTGTCAAAGTGGGATTCATACACTCCTGAGCACTTTTTAGGAATAGGCTAACTACACCTACTCATTTATTCAGCTATTTAACAAGCCAGTTGTGTGGCAGGAATACAGTGTATAAAGTCATGCCGATACAAGCCAGCAActtcaggtaatgttcacatcaacACCCAGAATGTGGGAAAAATGTGATTTCAGCGATTTTGATTGTCGTGATTGGCCTGGTGCCAGACTCACTGGTTTGAGTGTTTCTGTAACCGTTGATCTCTTGGGATTTCCTTGCACAACCGTTTTTAGTTTACTCACAAAAGTGcagcaaagagaaaaacatccagtgagcggcagttctgCAGAGGGAGATGTCCGTTTGACAAGAGAGGTTAATGGAGAATGGCCAGCCTGGTTCTAGCTGACAGAAAAGCTCAGTTGACCACTCTGTACAATTGGTGaacagaaaagcatctcagaatgcaccTCAAACCTTGAAGTGGAGGGACTACAACGCCAGAAGACCACGTtgggttccacttctgtcagctaagaacagaaaGCCGAGGCTGCAGTGGGGATAGGCTCAAAACTGGATAATTGAAGACatagcctggtctgatgaatttCAGtttctgctgaggcacacagGTGGAAGGCTCAGAATTTGGTGTCAACTGCATGAATTCATGGACCCAACCTTCATTGTGCCAGCAGTTctggctggtggaggtggtgtaatagCCGTGGGGAATGTTCTTGGTGCACTTTGGGTTGATTAATAACAATCAGTCATCACTTGAGTGCCACAGCTTATTTGAATATTGTTGTTGACCCTGTACAACCCATGAAGGGGTTTACCAGTCTTCTCATGactacttccagcatgataatgtaCCATGTCACAAAACATAAGTCATCTGGTTTCAGGAACATGACAATAAGTTCAGTCTTCTTCAGAGGCATTCACAGCCACTGGATCTGAATCCAGTAGAACGCTTTTGGGAGATAGGTAGGTAGAAAGATTCACAGCATAAAAATTCACCTGAAAAATCTGTAGACATTGcatgatgcaatcatgtcaATATACGccagaatctcaaaggaaaTTTTCCAATCTCTTGTGGAATTTTTGTCACAAAGAATTTAAGTATTTTTAGAGTAAAAGGAGGCCATACTCAGTATTAGtatagtgttcctaataaagtgcttggtgacCAAACGACACAGGAATAATGAAACAATTTGGAGTCAGCtgaattaaaagttaaaaactgCGTGGCCTGGTTAGGCCTGGTAAAACAGCTTCTGCATTTCAGTTAAAGGTGGGTgatgtggcaaaaataaaacacagtgataaatgaagacattttcagCATGCACAATATGTATTACCTTTGGAACAGACAGCATGCACCAATAAAACAGCACTGccttattgaaaaaaaaaagatgtggaATTTGATTAGTatacttaataaaaaaatgtttatcctaaaatggatttttttgtataattaaatcattaagatttttaaaaagtcacacaaagtggtttgacatgaaatgagCCATGATAAAGAAATGTAGCGAGTCAGAATATTTCGCAGTGTTGGGGATAAGAACAGACATCCAGAGTTCAATGCCTCTGAAAGACACCTCACAGAAAGTGGGTACAAATACAGCTCACATTGCTGtgttttacaataattttaTGAAAAGGTTTTgccttaaaacatatttttaaaaaatccattcatggcagagaggcacatgcagggcattgtaaggcaaaattaAGCttaaagaaattttttttttttcacctttacCACTATTGTACcattaacaacattaaaaaacttggaagacacgtgtaggttcactggtcattttggacagtgaataaaatggctatatttgtattgtaggcattgtgagccttggttcctgcCGTCACCATTGTAAAATATCTGAATCAGTGATTGCTCTACAATGtaccatttcaaatcaaaccactttggcctttttttttacatctcacGGTTGAATTACGCAGAATTGTACTACTATATATTCTACTACTATGTATTCACTACAGGTACAGTTGACCGGTTGCCACCAGTCACTCAAATGGTTTAAATCTTTTTTATGATACATGCTGTTATTCAGGCTTATAAACAACTATGTGTTATGGTATACTTAGAAAAGTGTATCATGACatagtttatcacaataacgataACGTTTTTGTGATATTGCCCATCCAATTTTTAACATGTTGGACTCTTCATTAGAGGAAGAGGCCACAAAGAATACATTATCAAGAtaagtttctttttttgataAATATTCCATGCCTTACATACTTTGGGATCAGAAATAACAGCTATAGTGAAATCTGTGGTTTGTTTCATCACGCTGACAGCAGGTCCTGCGAGAACTGTAACAGAACTCATTTTATCACCCATCAAAAAGCCAATACTTTCCTAGGTGAAATATACGTATTGTGAACAGGCTAGATCTGCATTGGCAGCGGCTCAGCATTTATTGAAGCTGTATTTAGCTTTGGTGCATACcacttttcagatgtttttttgcagaaaacaaTCTCATATCTCTGGATGTGAATGCGATGGAGTCAGCTGCACCCAGCTATTATACTGCGGGAGAGCTGCCAGGAAGTCTAAATGGAGACAGAACAGAgctaaaataaacacagcaaacccCTCCAATCAACTCCGTAATGGAGTAGTGGCTTGCTTGGGGTTAAACTGCAAAGCTTGACATGGGAGAGAGCTGAGCATCCAGTGATCCTTAATGAACAACCGCACAATGCCGCGTGCTCTTATTGGTACACAAACCATTATCTTAGTATTCGAGGCACACATCTCATTTCAAGCATTCAGCTTTGTGTGACGGCGTGGTATTAAGCCTCTGTAAGCCTCCTCTGAGCAGAGTGGAGTGGGTAGAAAAAGCATATCCATTCTTTTCCCTTTGTGCAGAGGGAAATTCAACACCCTCCGCACCTTGACATTCATGACTGTGAGGATGTTCAAAGTGATTGTAATCCATATGATCTGCAAGTTGAATAAGGAgaatttttccttccttctcaATTGCACGTCAGGCTCTGGAATAGAGTGGCACCATTTAAAACACTCTCTGCTGCTTGTTGATGGCTTTATCCACAAGCCGCCATGGATGATTTTATATTTGAGAGAATGGTAATCTATTTTTTTGTGGTCTAAGGTGAGGTTTTGGTTGtctttttcaaagtaaaagttTTTGAATTTTGTATTCTTCACGTAACATTATTGCCTTGTAATGTGAATATTGAATTGTGCCAAATTCTCTGTTCGTTTTTAATTCATTGTGCTTTTTTACACGGGAAAGATCAGATGGATCTCTAACTTTTGCTGTTCTGTAGTGGTGCCACCAGGTGTCAGTAGAGACCCACAGTAGCAGTGCTATTTGGGTTATTCTCTCTGGCTGGGAATGTGAACCAGTGGTCTTCACAAATCTCTCTTGATCTTTTGTTATGCTATTGCATGCAAAAGTGAATCTCTGTGCCAGTAACCTCATGGTGCCCCCGTCAGCCTTGGTAGTACCCCAACTTAGTTGATCCTTTGTTGTAGTTTTCCAGAGAAGATTAGTTAAAAGAAGCTTCTTGATAATAGCTGATGTTGACCTTGTTTTCTAGCCATGTTTTTGGTTAACTGAGGCAGTTTATTAAGATAATTAAGGTTTATGTTGTCGAATGAAGTCTTTAGCTTCTTTAGCTAAAGGCTTTGAACAAAGGAGACTCAGGCAAAGACAGCCCTACACACGTAGGCCACTCCTGGTAATGAAAGTCGACTACAGTTTAAAATTAATGGCGTCTGTCGGGCCGGGGACCAGCTTGCCATTCAATGAGAGATTAAGGGTAAAGATTATGCCCCATCGTTTTTCACCCACACATTTTACTCATAATTCTCCACTGTCTCCCTACTAGATCAACAGAATTTTTGCTGTTGGCAAAGGTACATGTAACTTTTTTCCCAAGCCACAGAGGCATTCACTACCTGTTCTGTTCCATTGAATGACGTCTAGGCCTTTTTTTCCAGTGGTCGCATGTCTTTCCTGATTAAACCTTTGCggttttggaaaagaaaaaggtaggaccattttaaaaaagggcATGGAATCCGGGGTTCTCTCTCTAGACCACCACATTTCCTTTGACTTGTTTTATACAAAGTGAGGTTTTGAAGAAAGTGCTGGGCTAGAGGAGGGGAGGGAACACGCTTGGCCTTCGCTGACACCCCGCATTCTTGCATTATGTCCAGACGGGGACAGGAGAAAGCACTTGTAAAATGTAttcaattcaaatcaaattGGTGTAGCGCAGAGTAATCTTTTTCTATTAGATGTGTCACTTTTTGCAATTGTTCCTTAATATCCTTTACTGCTCCAATATAAGATTAGTGCTCTCTATGCTGCCACAGTTTCAGTGCCttactgaattattcactgAGGCGTGACCTTCAGTTATCAGGTTAGAAAGACCTTGATTATAACAGGAAGTCAAGTGTAGAAAATCACCCTCTGCTAAAGGAAATGTTTCAGAAATTTAAATGGTTATGAGCATACACATAAATTGTAATACGAAATTAATAACTTGGGTTTGGTGGCTTTTTTTATACATGCTAAAAGAGCTCTCCTCTAATTTGTAAGGTAAATAATTAGGCCTGGtgtgttttttccccatttgaAACGGAGTTGGATTGCGAATTAACAGAGAATTATTTGCCATTTCATCAGTCTGATGAACTGCCGAAATAAACTCTGCCCCCGAGCCTTGtagctttagtgagagcatgCTAAAGAAACCAGGCAAAAGTTTTGCAAGTTATTTAATGTGGAATAATTTGCTTTCGCTCCTATTCCATCATGT
This portion of the Pygocentrus nattereri isolate fPygNat1 chromosome 24, fPygNat1.pri, whole genome shotgun sequence genome encodes:
- the hnf4g gene encoding hepatocyte nuclear factor 4-gamma isoform X2 translates to MPTEPSIIQGDNGVSSNCAICGDKATGKHYGASSCDGCKGFFRRSIRKSHVYSCRFNRQCVVDKDKRNQCRFCRLHKCFRAGMKKEAVQNERDRISSRRSMQDSHELPPITVLAQAESLSQQISVASPAGPADISKKKSATIGDVCESMKQQLLVLVEWAKYIPAFSELPLDDQVSLLRAHAGEHLLLGVAKRSMPYKDILLLGNGCVIHRNCPEAEISRVANRVLDELVAPFQDIQIDDNEYAALKAIVFFDPDAKSLRDPSKIKSMRYQVQMSLEDYINDRQYDSRGRFGELLLLLPTLQSITWQMIEQLQFIKLFGLAKLDNLLQEMLLGGLTTEQPHLHHHSHPQLAQDPITGQTVVISSLSGPVHSQQIASPDTPIPSPPQVQTQEIYKSSSSPTILMAAQPISSRPSPETPL
- the hnf4g gene encoding hepatocyte nuclear factor 4-gamma isoform X1; protein product: MKFSPTPLSKSLLDMDVANYCEGLDPTYSTLGFENADMLYSGESMPTEPSIIQGDNGVSSNCAICGDKATGKHYGASSCDGCKGFFRRSIRKSHVYSCRFNRQCVVDKDKRNQCRFCRLHKCFRAGMKKEAVQNERDRISSRRSMQDSHELPPITVLAQAESLSQQISVASPAGPADISKKKSATIGDVCESMKQQLLVLVEWAKYIPAFSELPLDDQVSLLRAHAGEHLLLGVAKRSMPYKDILLLGNGCVIHRNCPEAEISRVANRVLDELVAPFQDIQIDDNEYAALKAIVFFDPDAKSLRDPSKIKSMRYQVQMSLEDYINDRQYDSRGRFGELLLLLPTLQSITWQMIEQLQFIKLFGLAKLDNLLQEMLLGGLTTEQPHLHHHSHPQLAQDPITGQTVVISSLSGPVHSQQIASPDTPIPSPPQVQTQEIYKSSSSPTILMAAQPISSRPSPETPL